From Bos indicus isolate NIAB-ARS_2022 breed Sahiwal x Tharparkar chromosome 4, NIAB-ARS_B.indTharparkar_mat_pri_1.0, whole genome shotgun sequence, the proteins below share one genomic window:
- the LOC139182638 gene encoding olfactory receptor-like protein OLF3, which yields MGADNQTWVREFILLGLSSDWATQVALFILFSVTYLLTLLGNVLIVLLIRLDSRLHTPMYFFLTNLSLVDVSYATSIVPQMLVHFLAEHKGIPYVSCAAQLFFSLGLGGIEFVLLAVMAYDRYVAVCDPLRYLVIMHGGLCARLAITSWVSGSVNSLVQTTITFQLPMCTNKYIDHISCELLAVVRLACVDTSSNEVAIMVSSIVLLMTPFCLVLLSYIRIISTILKIQSTEGRKKAFHTCASHLTVVVLCYSMTIFTYIQPNSSPSVLQEKLISVFYAILMPVLNPMIYSLRNKEVKGAWQKLLGQLSGLTSKVAT from the coding sequence ATGGGAGCAGATAACCAGACTTGGGTGAGAGAATTCATTCTCCTCGGCCTGTCCAGTGACTGGGCCACTCAGGTCGCTCTCTTCATCCTGTTCTCAGTCACTTACCTGCTGACCCTGCTGGGGAACGTCCTCATTGTTCTTCTGATCAGACTGGACAGCCGACTCCACACTcccatgtatttctttctcacCAACCTCTCCCTTGTTGATGTCTCCTATGCCACAAGCATCGTTCCTCAGATGCTGGTGCATTTTCTTGCGGAACATAAAGGGATCCCCTACGTGAGCTGTGCAGCCCAGTTATTCTTCTCCCTGGGCCTGGGTGGGATTGAGTTTGTTCTCCTGgccgtgatggcctatgaccgctatgtggctgTGTGCGACCCCCTGAGATACTTGGTCATCATGCACGGAGGGCTCTGTGCTAGGCTGGCCATCACATCCTGGGTCAGTGGCTCTGTCAACTCTCTCGTGCAGACCACCATCACCTTTCAGTTGCCTATGTGCACGAACAAGTATATTGATCACATATCCTGTGAACTCTTAGCCGTGGTCAGGCTGGCCTGTGTGGACACCTCCTCCAATGAGGTGGCCATCATGGTTTCTAGTATTGTGTTGCTGATGACGCCTTTCTGCCTGGTCCTCCTGTCCTACATCAGGATCATCTCCACCATCCTGAAGATCCAGTCCacagaggggagaaagaaagccttccacaCTTGTGCCTCTCACCTCACAGTGGTTGTCCTGTGCTATAGCATGACCATTTTCACTTACATCCAGCCCAATTCCAGCCCTTCTGTGCTTCAGGAGAAGCTGATCTCTGTCTTCTATGCCATTTTGATGCCTGTGCTGAACCCCATGATTTACAGTCTAAGGAACAAGGAGGTGAAGGGGGCCTGGCAGAAGCTTCTAGGACAATTATCTGGATTAACGTCAAAAGTGGCGACTTGA